In one Mucilaginibacter sp. PAMB04168 genomic region, the following are encoded:
- a CDS encoding TssN family type VI secretion system protein, whose amino-acid sequence MDVKSFFIRYLLFPVIFAVSTAIMTVINKKNQVFNNKRLIVTMLITSLVLGLPGLLGFLDLQFMPWGYICAQLYMLTAGIIFVYLAVTYYDQELNTRKGFVFICSLLSCMLGAFLFKLGFDWLNNLKYGIWASTAVFAFLLPLVFWWAYVAYLNIPLEIYKVWQYPLYPVDISMEHLDFNRLLVLEVNLYKSTADSEQLKVKAKAPRNMNFGLWFQKFIEDYNTKFPDSQIEYQQAKGESYKWIFYIKPSFFSQRNFIDPELDIEQNNITEKYAIMAKRVSEAVNEPQRTGDEAIYL is encoded by the coding sequence ATGGATGTTAAATCTTTTTTTATACGCTATCTTCTGTTCCCGGTAATTTTTGCGGTGAGTACGGCTATTATGACCGTTATCAACAAAAAAAATCAGGTATTTAATAATAAAAGGCTTATCGTAACAATGCTTATTACCTCATTGGTATTAGGCCTCCCTGGTTTATTGGGATTTCTGGACTTACAGTTTATGCCTTGGGGATACATTTGTGCACAACTTTACATGTTAACCGCCGGGATTATATTTGTTTACCTGGCTGTAACTTACTATGATCAGGAACTCAACACCCGAAAAGGCTTTGTTTTTATTTGTAGCTTATTAAGTTGCATGTTAGGCGCATTTTTGTTTAAGCTTGGGTTTGACTGGTTAAACAATTTGAAATATGGTATATGGGCCTCTACTGCTGTGTTTGCCTTTTTACTTCCGTTAGTGTTTTGGTGGGCTTATGTAGCTTATTTAAACATACCGCTCGAAATATACAAGGTATGGCAGTATCCATTATATCCTGTAGATATCAGCATGGAGCATTTAGATTTTAACCGGCTGTTAGTATTGGAGGTGAATCTTTATAAAAGCACAGCCGACAGTGAGCAACTTAAAGTAAAAGCTAAAGCTCCTCGTAATATGAATTTTGGCTTATGGTTTCAGAAATTTATTGAAGATTACAACACAAAGTTCCCGGATTCACAGATAGAATACCAGCAGGCGAAAGGCGAAAGCTATAAATGGATTTTTTACATTAAACCATCATTTTTCAGCCAACGTAATTTCATCGATCCTGAGCTGGACATTGAACAAAATAATATAACAGAAAAATACGCTATCATGGCCAAAAGGGTTTCGGAAGCCGTAAACGAACCGCAACGAACCGGTGATGAGGCGATATATCTATAA
- a CDS encoding type VI secretion system baseplate subunit TssG has translation MPALTDKVNLLDTDFKASTIAAGMVEADQTEADRVVILPQGAHHRAYAKEVANVTTYQSAYRNRTMQAIYINREGLYDMLPEGLFHQPPASSVMITEEEMVKDIKVRREEERLARNFFAPLEIELYGLRTVIELYETRLDKKSEYDELIDIFLKEWKEFKCFSNQQMIVLIHVLPVIHEQRNNLPFLRNVLSIMFNAPFELTYQTVMEVLKPSGEAGLGNQLGFGQLGVNLIAGNSKEPDEQLQITIGPLTTTQMLALLPGTQAAKALDVLLNYFVPMQTSVITHYTIGTEYQKAVLGASSENACLGFTTYLGS, from the coding sequence ATGCCCGCCTTAACAGACAAAGTGAACTTATTAGATACTGATTTTAAAGCCTCAACTATAGCTGCAGGTATGGTAGAAGCCGACCAAACAGAGGCAGACCGCGTTGTAATTTTACCGCAGGGTGCGCACCACCGCGCCTACGCCAAAGAGGTGGCTAACGTAACTACTTATCAATCAGCTTATCGAAACCGAACGATGCAGGCCATATATATCAATCGCGAGGGGTTGTACGATATGCTGCCTGAAGGTTTGTTTCATCAACCACCTGCCTCCAGCGTCATGATAACCGAAGAGGAAATGGTAAAAGATATAAAAGTGCGGCGTGAGGAGGAGCGCCTGGCCCGCAATTTTTTTGCCCCGCTTGAAATAGAGTTATACGGCTTGCGCACGGTTATTGAGTTATACGAAACCCGGTTAGATAAAAAAAGCGAGTATGATGAGCTGATTGATATATTTTTAAAAGAGTGGAAAGAATTTAAATGCTTCAGTAATCAGCAGATGATTGTGTTAATACATGTGCTGCCCGTTATTCATGAACAACGCAATAATTTGCCGTTTTTGCGTAATGTGCTCAGTATTATGTTCAATGCTCCGTTTGAACTCACTTATCAAACCGTAATGGAGGTATTAAAGCCCAGTGGCGAAGCTGGGTTGGGAAACCAGTTGGGTTTTGGGCAATTGGGGGTTAACTTAATTGCCGGAAACAGCAAAGAACCCGATGAGCAGCTCCAAATAACAATTGGTCCGTTAACCACAACACAAATGCTGGCTTTATTACCCGGAACCCAGGCTGCAAAAGCATTAGATGTGTTACTTAATTATTTCGTCCCTATGCAAACCAGTGTGATTACACACTACACAATAGGCACCGAGTATCAAAAAGCGGTATTGGGCGCCTCTTCTGAAAATGCATGCTTAGGATTTACAACTTACCTTGGCAGCTAA